In Procambarus clarkii isolate CNS0578487 chromosome 36, FALCON_Pclarkii_2.0, whole genome shotgun sequence, one DNA window encodes the following:
- the LOC123756088 gene encoding uncharacterized protein, translating to MEIDKEGDAVSRSMEENQENTPEEGTEDGTIVLNLSDDCSIEEEVRLLMQSQKKVEPKRRAEITWKRKVEILQEIEKLPGKISHREMAIHFGIPRNTLFNILRARDRIIEAYKRNPNGRRKRLRSGKAPHVEHALYQWYKNAKKQKLPLSNIILFEKARDLAVSQGSYSFRPTTGWLERWKKRHNITFSIELNCEGCNENGSGDCEGSDAEITIDSNDIKDEGDDIDMDDDQGSEQDEDDGTSSPTAQDISSLLHISLQETDNFIRRSGKGIKRQTLTLRQKFEIVKAIESLPMKWSLRDMASFFDVPKTTMLHMMKNRDFIIKNYMNSPDKERRRNKKGKAPDIEDALYVWYLKVKEKNLPITAGILRKKAKSIALSLGKPEFVPTEGWFSRWKKRNNVTCGRPKQYDGTETQNVHPSEYDDGDMQLFHTAYEKETRTSLSLRQKVEIIHHMEAEPNVKLREWVDMYNVSKSTLSIIKKNKETILKAFYGDPSVDRKRMRKGSASEVEEALFKWYNEVKDKSIPLTGPILRQKAKELADIMGKVDFIPTSTWLDTWKRKHGLNEDKEDQQHHTPTVPTENGIQYTTEHKQQIRFQFNQEHHNTGNHMGIIQNPPIVSNTMKPPPNPQTMNNTYSRDMFGFPVPPSTQESIVNYDGFSRGPMNPAELSAVQAGNNVVPPTGGGQQFSSVAAANKFLGSHIYTPDLSGGREIFTGNTMNRGVISSSRDHTVPAQTAPQGSYSSTERLLHQYKMDNHQPNNFLPAPDMVTEGSVRRAMMDIRRYLEQSPYPVDWSLVHNFEMLLHTNIASRNHLPL from the coding sequence ATGGAGATAGATAAAGAGGGGGATGCAGTCTCTCGGAGTATGGAAGAGAATCAAGAAAATACACCAGAAGAAGGCACCGAAGATGGTACAATTGTTCTCAATTTATCCGATGATTGCTCAATTGAAGAGGAGGTGCGTTTGCTGATGCAATCTCAGAAGAAGGTTGAACCTAAACGTCGAGCAGAAATTACATGGAAACGTAAGGTAGAAATTTTGCAAGAAATTGAAAAACTCCCAGGAAAAATATCTCATAGAGAAATGGCAATTCATTTTGGAATACCTCGTAATACTCTTTTTAATATTTTGCGGGCAAGAGATAGAATTATTGAAGCTTATAAACGCAATCCAAATGGAAGAAGAAAAAGATTAAGATCTGGAAAGGCTCCCCATGTTGAACATGCTCTTTATCAGTGGTATAAAAATGCTAAAAAACAGAAACTACCTCTTTcaaatattattttgtttgaaaaAGCCAGAGACCTTGCTGTGTCACAAGGAAGTTACAGCTTTCGACCAACAACCGGGTGGCTGGAGAGATGGAAAAAACGGCATAATATAACTTTTTCCATTGAATTAAATTGTGAAGGTTGTAATGAAAATGGAAGTGGTGATTGTGAAGGAAGTGATGCTGAAATAACAATTGATTCAAATGATATTAAAGATGAAGGTGATGACATTGACATGGATGATGATCAAGGGTCTGAACAAGATGAAGATGATGGCACATCATCTCCAACAGCTCAAGATATTAGTAGCCTATTACATATTAGCCTTCAAGAAACTGATAATTTTATTCGCCGATCTGGAAAAGGAATCAAAAGACAAACTTTAACTTTAAGGCAGAAATTTGAGATTGTAAAAGCCATAGAAAGTTTACCTATGAAATGGAGCCTACGTGATATGGCTTCTTTCTTTGATGTGCCTAAAACCACAATGCTCCATATGATGAAAAACAGAGATTTTATCATTAAAAATTACATGAACAGCCCAGATAAGGAACGAAGACGGAACAAGAAGGGGAAAGCTCCTGATATTGAGGATGCTCTGTATGTTTGGTACTTAAAAGTCAAAGAGAAAAATTTACCAATTACTGCAGGGATCTTAAGAAAGAAAGCAAAGTCTATTGCTCTGTCACTGGGAAAGCCAGAGTTTGTTCCAACGGAAGGGTGGTTTTCACGCTGGAAGAAACGGAATAATGTAACTTGTGGACGCCCCAAACAATATGATGGAACAGAGACGCAAAATGTCCATCCCTCTGAATATGACGATGGTGATATGCAGCTATTCCACACAGCATATGAAAAAGAAACTCGTACATCTCTCTCATTACGACAGAAAGTGGAAATAATTCACCATATGGAAGCTGAACCTAATGTTAAGTTAAGAGAATGGGTAGATATGTATAATGTATCCAAATCTACGCTTAGTATTATAAAAAAGAACAAAGAAACAATCCTTAAAGCATTCTATGGTGATCCATCAGTGGATCGGAAACGTATGAGAAAAGGGTCTGCTTCTGAAGTGGAAGAAGCTCTTTTTAAATGGTACAACGAAGTAAAAGATAAAAGTATTCCACTCACAGGCCCTATCCTACGGCAGAAAGCTAAAGAGCTGGCTGATATAATGGGAAAAGTTGATTTCATTCCCACTTCTACGTGGCTTGATACATGGAAGAGGAAACATGGCTTGAATGAAGATAAGGAGGATCAAcagcatcatacaccaacagTCCCAACTGAAAATGGTATTCAATATACCACTGAGCACAAACAGCAGATTCGTTTTCAATTTAATCAAGAGCACCACAATACTGGCAACCACATGGGCATTATCCAAAATCCGCCCATCGTCTCTAACACAATGAAACCACCACCAAATCCACAGACAATGAACAATACATACAGTAGAGATATGTTTGGGTTTCCTGTTCCACCCTCAACACAGGAATCCATTGTCAATTATGATGGTTTCTCCAGAGGGCCCATGAACCCAGCAGAATTGTCAGCAGTGCAGGCAGGAAATAATGTAGTTCCTCCCACAGGAGGGGGTCAGCAGTTTTCGTCCGTTGCAGCAGCAAACAAATTTTTAGGATCACATATATATACTCCAGATCTTTCTGGTGGCAGAGAAATCTTTACTGGAAACACGATGAATCGTGGAGTGATTTCAAGCTCTCGTGATCATACAGTGCCAGCGCAGACGGCTCCACAAGGCAGTTATTCCTCAACAGAAAGACTCTTACACCAATACAAAATGGATAATCACCAGCCAAATAATTTTCTTCCTGCACCAGATATGGTAACGGAAGGCTCTGTTCGGCGTGCCATGATGGATATTCGACGGTATCTTGAACAATCTCCATACCCAGTAGACTGGTCACTTGTACACAACTTTGAAATGCTGCTTCATACAAACATTGCCAGCAGAAATCATTTGCCATTGTAA